Genomic DNA from Perca flavescens isolate YP-PL-M2 chromosome 14, PFLA_1.0, whole genome shotgun sequence:
catgccACTTTATACTTCTTCTCCACTACATGTCAGAGCAAGATATTTCCTCTACAGTTATTTGAcagttttagttacttttcagattcagatttgaGTTTATAGAACATGAATGTTTTTGGTTATTAGTATATCAATATGTAAAATACTTCCAGTTTGCTCCATTTCGAATAACTACAAAATTAAATTGCTGCTTCGGTAACAATAattcaatatatataaaataatataacaatGCAATGGACCATTGtgctgcataatgagtactttttgatactttaagtacatttagctgGAAGTACTTTTGCTTGTACAGGAGTATTTACTGTGGCATTGTCACTTTTAGTTAAATAAAGAATCCAAATACTTTACTGGTCTAAAACATGCTGGTTAACACCTTTTACAAGACTACTTCCATGAACAGGAGGTTTGTTTGGCTGCAAATAATTATTGTACACTGCACTCGCATCGTGGGATTAAATCCAGTTGAACACATTCTTGCGTGTCATCTAAACGTTCTATTGTCCTTAGACTGTCTCTTCAGTCCCGACTGTCTCCTGCAGCAGGAAAGTCAAAAAATTGTTGTGCAAACAAAAAGTAGGTCTTCCATGGAACACAGGAGGACACGACAAGAGTTTCTTTCAAAAAGCCAGAGGCACAGAATCCACCATGGATTTGTTTGCTAAATGGGCTGGATACAGTAGATAAGACTGTTCAACCAATTTGCATTAGATTGTTCTCCACTGCCAGATCAAGCAGCTCTGTGATGAGTGATGGGAGCGAGTTCTAGGCGCACCAATGTTTAAACTGAACCCATGAACAATTTGTATGACATTCTTCATAATTACAGCTGAGTGGGGAGGAAAAATATGATTGATGCAACACATTCACGCTGCTTTAATCTCTGCTTTGCAAAGTTCTTAAAAAGTGCATGTGATGGAAGACATAACTTTAAAGAACAAACTACTTCAGCTGTAACTCAAAGAGTTTAAGGTAATTCTTATTTTCTAAACCATGCTTACCGGGTGAGTTTTATTCAGGGATTTGTTTGTTAGAAATGGTTTTGCTGTCCACTGATGTCCCTGTTTGGTCGTGATCtttacattttcacataaaTTATAGGATTAATGTACATTACATGTTCATCTATTGGGCtatttaaaaactaattttacTATCTCAGAAATGCCTGTCTTAGCTCCTGCAAATTTGGCATATTTATGATACAGGGTTTTCTTTTCGACAGCAGCAAAATTACCTGGATGAGTGATTTACTGATATGAAATTAAGATGATTTATGAGCCGAGATTAAATTTAAGATATCTGCAGAAGTGCCAGGAGGTTTGGTTTAATTTAAAGAGAAAAACCGATTCAAAGGTCCCTGGAGGAGGATGGGTAAACGGTGGTCTATGACCACGACGTTCCACGAATTCCACTGGATGTCActtttttcggccggatgtccgttaccttctgcttttttttgtctttttctcgggtggatttctgaggactgtggttaactgctcctcagatctctgcagggtaaatccagacagctagctagactatctgtccaatctgagttttctgttgcacgactaaaccaacttttgaacgtacacgttcccccaaaaaaagttccttcctgaggctattttgcagcggcaccggggctccgtcccacgcttagcaccgcccaagacgattgtgattggtttaaagaaatgccaataaaccagagcacatttttcacccatcccggaatgctgtgtggactagccagaccctcctccttagcgctgtggaggatggtctggcaaggCGAGACTAGATAAAGGGTGACCCAGCAGCTGTAAATGTTGACCTATCTGCATCAATCATCAGAGTTGAATGGAGAGGTCAAGGCAGGTAGTTGTAAGGCTTTGTTGAATTTTGCTGAGTCACAAAAGTTGGAAAAGCTCAGGTTTTAAGGTGGTAGATATCTAAAAAAAACGAAGGAGATCATTACAGAGCTGAAAACAAACAACGTGCTGGATGAGTCTTTGAAATCTaagctgctgaaaaaaaaaaacttcaaccTACTTTAAGTTGATTTAGAAATGACAGTGTATACTCTGGTTTGGCACGTAGATGAAAGGGCAGGGttagtgcattttttttttttattgctcttcCACATCAACACTATCATGTTAACACATCTCTGTCTCCCTATCCCGTCTCTTTCACTTTGTCTCATGCTTTGCTCTTTCACTTTTGCTTTATGCACTTTCTTTACCAACTTAAAATCGTCTAACGTTGAACCCAGACTGCCTTTGTTACACCTCACACACCCACAGCAGTAAGCAGTAACTGCCTGCGGGCCGGGTAGCTCATACGGCTGAAAGAATGTAATGTATAATAGTGACGGCTATTTTGCTTATATGCTAATATGATTGTCGCATTCAACagtttattcatgtatttatagACTGAAAGAGCTAAGAGGAACTTGCAAAACACAGCAAACTTGCCACTCACACAGGGTGAACCCCACTGATGCTATGCGCTCTAATGTTAGTAGTAAGTAACATCCAGGGTTTTCTCTACTATTATTAGGCCGTTTGGGCACCACTTAAGgcgaatgaatgtaaaatcagtgtgagcatcaaaactaactaaatgacttttctcagatctaatgattgtagttggtccccagtggacttctttagttctgtttttaagctttttgaatgttatttatttattgtctgcCCTggcttttctgacattttagacacagatttggaaaaaataatggtttaaattatgtgaaattgcattttgcttttgtgaaaaatttaacattttcttgagggaggaccccCTAAACCCCCACAGAATATATGTATGCACCTAAGTCGTCCAAAACGAGGAAAAACactgatgtttttatatagtaAGGGGAGGGGTTATGTCAGGATGACTCCAGTGCGTCACTGAACAATGATTTTAGCCCATCCAAATAATCCTGGACACATAAATGGTGAAAAACAGTTTAACAGTCTTAACTCTACAATTCAGTACTACACAGTTTATAGTCTTCTCGCATGTTTTCAACAAGTGTTTTCTAACATGTATAATGTGAAATAAATCACTGTTTTTGCACTAACCGGACTTTAAGACACTGCTTTTCTCAGGTCAgtgatcaattttttttttagctttaaaGATCTAATTCATTGCACATACAATACAGCACAGAATATGAAACAATAATGATGAaagagttgttgtttttaaataagtgtaaaaatgtatttgtttggccAAAATTTGGCACCTTGgtgacaaaacatttcatagAAATGACAAACCCAAACGTGAGGGACCAATATGGCCATCAATTTACAAtgtgtaaaaataataaataaatagaacacaTATGTAACACATTCAGtgaaatataattaaattattacaaataaaaagaaatccatGATAACGTCAGCATGACAAATTCCCAGCAGCTCCTGTACTATATAGCTACAATGACCTGACATACAGGAGACAATCTGTTACGTAATATGTAGTAAATAGTTTCAGTCAGTGAAAAAGTGTCCTGCGTAAAGCAATGATGCAAGGCACACATCCCTTCTATTTAGGCATAACAGTCTGTTTTTGCAATGGAATAATGGCATTTTGAAATATAATAAGCAGGACTGCCTTCATCTATATACGGCagtgattttattttctgtaaCAGAGGGATTTATGTGAAATCCTTCCAGTAATGTCCAGTTTTTGAAATGCTATTTGGTGTCTGTTTTTTCAGACCAAACGGTCTGACCGTGACATCTACAAGATCAATGAATGTCCTTGATTTTGCAGACCGAGGTGAAGTCCTCTGTTCAGCTTATCTTCTTTCATCTGTACTCCCTGTATTGTCCCTGACCTCGTTCATCTATCTCATGATGTTCAACCGTCGAGTCGAGTTGTAAATGCTCTCTGCTCTGACACCGCAACCACAAAGTCAAAATGGAGTACGTTTGCCGGACCCAATCAGGCTCTCTGTTGCCTTCCAAAAGGCTCCCCACTGGCTTTAGAGAAAGGCTTACAGTATGAAACCCTTTCCCCATCTGTATGACAAGGTGCGGAGGTTATCTGTCGTCTTTAGGAGGCTGGTCTCTCGCCTTCCCATGCTCTCACCCTATGGCGCTGTCTCACCCTCCACTTCTCAAGCAGCAGACGGGTTTTCAAGGCAGCCCTTATAGCTGGAGGTGATTCCCGTTTCTTGTTGCTGTTCCTCATCCTGCACACAAAGACAGGAAACAATCAGACATCAGAACCATTGATCGCTCAGGTTATGTAAAAGGTCACTCCCATTTAAACCGCTAAGCATGCCAAGTGTCATGCATATTTAGCAGATTGAAGTTTACTTTTCCAATTATTAATGTGTCAGCAAGTGCAGACGTGTGGCGCCACAAATTTTAAGAGGTGTTTGAGTTGGAAAAACGATGGCACATAAGTGCAGCTGTGGCAGAGAGTGAACTCTATTACCCTTATAGGCCTATTATACTCTCATGGTTAAAGTGATGCATTGAATTCCATAAAATCTTAGAGGTTTTATGGAATCCATTCATCATGATATATAGGGAATTCCTTGCTTGAGGGTTAATCTCGAAATTCCACAtgctgactgtttttttttatctctcagGCTCACCATACAAAATAATGTAGCCTATACTCTGAGATATTTTGCCCTACAAAACACATCGGCGTTCCCTGTGGTTATAATTACAACGTTCATTTATTTTGCAAATACACTGAGGTATTCAGCCTCCCTCAGAGTGAGCGCGTTGTCTTACCTCTTAATCGCGCCCGTGTCGGCTGCCAGCTTGTGTTTGCACTGCGCCTCAGAACAAGCATCGCCCTCGGCAGAGGGGATCACCGTGTCTGGCGATGGCTCATACCTGCgagcacagaaaaacacacgATGAGAAGCCGGATCCCatttcatttattaatcacacagTTTCGACACATTCAGACTGCATTCAAGACTCGAAACTTGTTCTCACATGCGgtggaaacacacaaacacgaaAAAGGATGGACTCAGGCGGTTTCTAGTAGCCTACTAGTACTATCACTGCAAATATGATAAATGTGTGGCTTATTGTTGTCATATTCACGAGACGTTTTAGAAGCTGTATGGAATGAAAATTGACATACCTGAGGTGGTTTTCCAGCCGGCAGAAGTTTCTACATGTGTTGTCGTTTTGGCGGAAACACTGGCAGCGAGGTCCGCCGCTGGTTGCCATGGAGTCCGCGACCGCGCGCCTCCTTCTGGGAGCGTTGCCCAGTCCGTAGGAGACCACGCGCCTGGAATTAACCATAGGGACACGATTCCAATCAATCAATGGTCAGAACTATTCACGTTAAACACGTAATAACGTAGCGTTACGCACGACGGTTTAAGCGTGTTAGTCTGAGTGTTCAACttttgaaagtaaaagtatttaagAATCTAATGATAATGTAGCATACCCCAGAAATGTATGCCTACTTTCTTTTCAGTTACGTTATACCCGCCACAAAAACAGTAAGCGTCGAATTccgcaaaaaaaagaaaaaaaaagaatcatcaATATTTCCCATGTGTCCCAAATGTCCCATTCTCTACTCGGGCTGCTGGAGAAAAGTAAGCTATTTCTTCTTGTCATGTTGACTTACTCAGGTGTGTTGACCCAAATGATGTCCAGGTGGCAGAAGTAGACGCACTCCTTGTCCATGAAAGTGTTGCAGGAGCAGCGTTTGGTCCGCACATGGAGCCGCTGGGTGTCGGTGGAGGCAGTGGTTGTCTCTCCAGCAGGCGCTGATAGCACTGGAAATAAATCAGCATTATCAAAACCGTGCACATTAACCTGACGCTATATGTCAGAAGAATGCATAAAACAAACGACGTGTCATCAGCATAGTTGCTGGCAGCAAATGTTTGCTCTATAGACATATGGTTCACATTTTACACAAAACACATCACAATAATTAAAGTAGCCTAATTCAGATATACCTTATATCATGTAGCCTAACTAAAATGTAGGCCTAGTGTTAATGCACAGGTTAAAACGTTCAAATGAGTAGTTTGTCTTTTTGGAGAAAACAACACGCAAAAAGTTACCTGTGCACACAATCCAGGAGTGCATCACTGACAACACGGAAATCAAAGTGTACATGTCCATTTCTCCGAGCTCTTCTAAAACAAAATATCGCACAAGATAATTAATAATCCTCCAgaagtgggaaaaaaataagcatCCAATGTATCACTCCTTTGCAAAATGTTTCGGTGATCGTCCTCAGAGATTGACGCAGGAGCGCAGAGGCATCAATCTGGACTCTCTCTGTCAATGTGGCCCCACAAGTGCAGCCCTTTGACTTTATACAAGTGCTTCccacctcccctcctcctcctgcagtgCCGTACAGTTTTGTCCTTTGGCTTGTACCCAAACAATGCCGTTTGTTAGTAGTCGGCCGCTGATAAGCAGCCGTGCAGACCAGGCTGAGGATTTTGAGATGCCTTGTTTCCGAGTTGGTGGATGGGGGAGCCGCCGGCTGATTATGCGACCTGCTCTTGTTGGACTCTGCGGATGAGTTGCACTTCTGAGTCAGCAGGTGGCAGTCAATCGACAGGACTAAAGTCTCCGTTTTTATGGAGAGCACTAAAGCACTGCTAGGCAACACATTGGCTAAGGTATGATGTAAGATTCATGGACATTATTTTATATCATGTAGCCTGTATTATAAAGCATAAGTCTAGAAACTATAGATAATAAGTAGTGTAACTTGACATAAATATGACTCAGAAGTGAAattactttatatttttttgctgaaaactCAAGTCAAACTTTGTGAAGTAGCCTATACATGAGGACTTTATTAATCACAATTTCGAAATCACAGTGATACAGTGGTCCAGCAGTCATatgatttttacatttattttttgaatccTATTAAGGTTGGAAACTTATTTAGCATCTTGGATTAGTCCAGGGATACCAAACTCCTCCATTTAGAATCACAAACTGAGATTAGTGAGGAGGTaggtaaataataaataattgaaagccatacataataataattataataattaaatacaaCATGAGCATAGAGACGGAACTAAAACAATGGGCTATATTATAAGTACAAAATCTATTGAATACATTAAACAATTAGAGTGCCCACTCACTAATAAATTGTGCATTCTTTATGTAAGACAAATAAAAAGAGTCCAGTCAAGAACAGAGACAGTGTGAAATTCTGAATCTAAGtgttcaaatatcaaaatactGTGTCCATTAATCATTTTCAAATTTAGAGATGCTGTCCAACATACCGACAAGTTTTCATCATAAAGTTTACTCGCAGTTAGTTTTCGTCAGTTGTGGTAGAAGTACTCAGATAGGCAATACCACATAAAGAAGaactaaaagtcctgcattacaGATATGACATAATCATTTGCTGTgggtttatttaattatattacAACAATCGCACTACTTCTAATTAAACATTTTAGCCCATTCTTAAGCAGCTATCTCGTCATATATTGAAGTTTTTCACTTTGAGAGCCAGTCAACTCTGTatactgctgcagacaaagcaGTTACCTGGTAGAAGGGGATTTTGGCCTTTGCATGCAAAATCTAATTTTAATGCACCTTATTCTCTGTCCCTAAGAATATTATAGGGTTTGAACTTCCATTAGACACTGCTGGAGATTAAACATTTCAGTAGGTGGATACAGTGTATTATTAATGTATCATCAATATTGCTTGAAATacagatttctttatatataaaaatcaatCTAGGCTATAATCTTTTGTCCTGATTGTGTGTTGTCTTACATCCTCCCACTGCAGCGAATCTAAGGTCCTGTTGGCGCTGCACCTTGTGATccaatgtgttttgttttttaaattgatgaatGATTACCCAAAGTACAAACCAGGCTCCCAACTGGTTTATCTAATAGTTTCCCTCCACCACCAAATGTAATCAACTGTGGAAACCAAAGAGTACTTAATTTCCCTAAATCACATATTCAGACAcactttgctgtgtgtgtgtctgtgtgtgtttgtgtgtgtgtgcgcgtacaCACGTTCAAGTGGGAAAATCTTAGGTAAAGTTTCCTGACATGCTGCAGCTCTGAGGCCCCTAATCAGAGGCTGTTGTTAGAGTTTCCACTGGCCAGGGGAACAGCTTGTGCTAATGGCAGGAGGAGACAGAAACAAGCCAGTCGAGTAGCATTAGAGGCAGGACACTCAAGTGTAGCTTGAATCATGCAGCTACTGTGGCATagtggttagtgctgtggcttcacagcaagaaggttctgggttcaaatccaggcctttctgtgtggagttttcaTGTTCTCCCGGGTTCTCCGGTTCCCCCCACCACTAAAAGCATGTTGccctccccctccctaactagctgatgtgtggtgagcgttctggcgtcgtaaggcgttgtacggctgccgtgcatcacccaggtgggtgctacacattagtggtgttagagagcagtccccacccccctccccccaaatgcgctttgagtgtctatgataaag
This window encodes:
- the edn1 gene encoding endothelin-1, encoding MDMYTLISVLSVMHSWIVCTVLSAPAGETTTASTDTQRLHVRTKRCSCNTFMDKECVYFCHLDIIWVNTPERVVSYGLGNAPRRRRAVADSMATSGGPRCQCFRQNDNTCRNFCRLENHLRYEPSPDTVIPSAEGDACSEAQCKHKLAADTGAIKRMRNSNKKRESPPAIRAALKTRLLLEKWRVRQRHRVRAWEGERPAS